Proteins encoded together in one Solanum lycopersicum chromosome 7, SLM_r2.1 window:
- the LOC101263828 gene encoding putative pentatricopeptide repeat-containing protein At5g09950: MFMAAMIQTRNKLLNHNPNPTFGFTTVAASVLHSFSNHSVFPSIDRTKNVSFSPTQEPVFQFKDFTNILNNNTKHLGAVVLPEKSVCSVSIVSDKCEFLVQKYLLSFSENDAQRLHLDIIKYGVVKDLYLCNTLINLYVKNADLISAHHVFDEMPSRNLVTWACLITGYSQNGMPDEACGVFQEMVSSGFIPNHYACGSALRSCQGLGACGLRLGMQIHGLLLKTGHASNEVVSNVLISMYGSCAGNGDYAWRVFEEIENKNSVSCNSIISVYSQRDSVSAFELFSLMQKDDLGFTFKPTEFTFGSLITTAANHVNCGLLLLEQLLANIEKSGLLEDLYVGSALLSGFGRFGSLDTALKVFKQMGARNAVSLNGLMVGLVRLGQGEDAAKVFMEIRDLVKINPDSFVVLFSAFSEFSSLEEGEIRGRVLHAYVIRTGLCNSKAAIGNALINMYSKFGEIQIAHSVFQLMVNKDSVSWNSMISALDQNDCFEDAISTFQSMRRIGLMASNYSLISALSSCGSLNWIKLGEQLHSEGIKLGLDFDVSVSNTLLALYADTGCVAECKKLFTLMSEHDLVSWNTFIGALGDSETSISEAIEYFIQMMCAGWSPNNVTFINVLSAISSLSLLGLVRQIHALVLKYSAMDANSIENTFLACYGKCGEMNDCENIFSEMSDRKDDVSWNLMISGYLHNEVLPKAMDLVWLMLHKGQKLDGFTFASVLSACASIATLEHGMEVHACAIRACLESDVVVGSALVDMYAKCGRIDYASRFFDLMPVRNIYSWNSMISGYARHGHGHKALELFTKMKMDGQTPDHVTFVGVLSACSHVGFVEQGMDYFDSMSKQYGLTPRIEHFSCMVDILGRAGQMNKLEDFINKMPLKPNALIWRTVLGACGRASSRKTDLGRKAAHMLLELEPHNAVNYVLLANMYASGGKWEDVAEARRAMREATVRKEAGCSWVSMRDGVHVFVAGDQSHPDKHAIYEKLKELHKRIRDAGYVPQIKYALYDLELENKEELLSYHSERLAVAFVLTRKSDMPIRIMKNLRVCGDCHSAFRYISQVVGRQIVLRDSNRFHHFADGKCSCNDYW, from the coding sequence ATGTTTATGGCAGCAATGATACAAACGCGAAACAAGCTACTGAATCATAATCCAAATCCTACTTTCGGTTTCACCACAGTTGCAGCTTCTGTTCTTCACTCTTTCTCAAATCACTCTGTTTTTCCCTCCATTGATAGAACAAAAAACGTATCTTTTTCTCCAACCCAAGAACCAGTATTTCAGTTCAAAGACTTTACTAATATCTTGAATAACAATACAAAACATTTGGGAGCTGTTGTTTTGCCGGAAAAGTCAGTTTGTTCTGTTTCTATAGTTTCAGACAAGTGTGAGTTTCTAGTGCAAAAATACCTACTTTCTTTTTCTGAAAACGATGCCCAAAGACTCCATTTGGATATTATTAAATATGGGGTTGTTAAAGATTTGTACTTGTGCAACACACTTATTAATTTGTATGTGAAAAATGCTGATTTGATCTCTGCTCATCACGTGTTTGATGAAATGCCGAGCAGAAATCTAGTTACGTGGGCGTGTTTGATTACGGGTTATTCACAGAATGGGATGCCTGATGAGGCATGTGGAGTTTTCCAAGAAATGGTTTCGTCTGGGTTTATTCCTAATCATTATGCTTGTGGTAGTGCTTTGAGGTCTTGTCAGGGTTTAGGTGCTTGTGGGTTGAGGTTGGGGATGCAAATACATGGTTTGCTTTTGAAAACAGGGCATGCTTCTAATGAAGTTGTTTCCAATGTCTTGATCTCGATGTATGGAAGTTGTGCAGGTAATGGTGATTATGCTTGGCGTGTTTTTGAAGAGATAGAGAATAAGAATTCAGTATCTTGCAATTCTATTATTTCAGTTTACTCTCAGCGAGACTCAGTTTCTGCCTTTGAGCTCTTCTCCTTAATGCAAAAAGATGATTTGGGGTTTACTTTTAAACCAACTGAATTCACTTTTGGCAGCTTAATTACTACTGCTGCTAATCATGTTAATTGTGGTTTGCTTTTACTTGAGCAGCTCCTGGCAAACATTGAAAAGTCTGGACTCTTGGAAGACTTGTATGTAGGCAGTGCTCTGCTCAGTGGTTTTGGAAGGTTTGGGTCTCTTGATACAGCGTTGAAGGTTTTCAAACAGATGGGTGCAAGGAATGCAGTGTCCTTGAACGGGCTCATGGTCGGATTGGTGAGACTTGGTCAGGGAGAAGACGCAGCTAAGGTTTTCATGGAGATAAGAGACTTAGTTAAAATCAATCCTGATTCCTTTGTGGTTCTTTTCAGTGCATTTTCTGAATTCTCTTCATTGGAAGAAGGGGAAATAAGAGGCAGAGTGCTACATGCATATGTTATCCGGACTGGTCTGTGCAACTCCAAGGCTGCTATTGGAAATGCTCTGATTAATATGTATTCTAAATTTGGTGAAATCCAAATTGCCCATTCTGTTTTCCAGCTCATGGTCAATAAGGATTCAGTATCATGGAACTCTATGATCTCCGCTCTAGATCAAAATGATTGTTTTGAAGATGCAATATCAACCTTCCAATCTATGAGGAGAATAGGTCTGATGGCTTCAAATTACTCACTGATAAGTGCTTTAAGTTCTTGTGGAAGCCTGAATTGGATAAAATTGGGGGAACAACTGCACAGTGAAGGGATAAAGTTAGgacttgattttgatgtatcaGTGTCTAATACTCTTCTTGCTTTATATGCTGATACTGGATGTGTGGCTGAATGCAAAAAATTGTTTACCTTGATGTCAGAACATGATCTAGTTTCATGGAATACCTTTATTGGTGCATTAGGTGATTCTGAGACGTCTATTTCTGAAGCCATAGAATACTTCATACAGATGATGTGTGCTGGATGGAGTCCTAACAATGTGACCTTTATAAATGTCCTTTCAGCAatatcatctctttctcttcttgGTCTTGTTCGTCAAATCCATGCTCTGGTGCTAAAATATAGTGCAATGGATGCTAATTCTATTGAAAACACATTTCTTGCTTGCTATGGTAAGTGTGGGGAAATGAATGACTGTGAGAACATATTTTCTGAGATGTCTGACAGGAAGGATGATGTGAGTTGGAATTTAATGATCTCTGGATATTTACACAATGAGGTCTTACCAAAAGCCATGGACTTAGTCTGGCTTATGCTGCACAAGGGTCAGAAATTAGATGGCTTCACATTTGCCTCTGTTCTCAGTGCATGTGCCTCAATCGCAACATTGGAGCATGGCATGGAAGTTCATGCTTGTGCaattagagcctgtttggaATCTGACGTTGTTGTTGGCAGTGCTCTTGTTGACATGTATGCCAAATGTGGAAGAATAGATTATGCTTCGAGGTTTTTTGATTTAATGCCTGTTCGTAATATATATTCATGGAACTCAATGATATCTGGTTATGCACGGCATGGACACGGACATAAAGCACTAGAGCTTTTTACAAAAATGAAGATGGATGGTCAAACACCTGACCATGTCACATTTGTTGGTGTCTTATCAGCTTGTAGCCACGTGGGATTTGTCGAGCAGGGCATGGACTACTTTGATTCCATGAGCAAACAATATGGACTGACACCTCGGATTGAACATTTCTCATGCATGGTTGATATCCTGGGACGAGCAGGGCAGATGAATAAATTGGAGGACTTCATCAATAAAATGCCATTAAAGCCCAATGCACTTATCTGGAGGACTGTGCTTGGAGCTTGTGGTCGAGCAAGCAGTCGTAAAACAGATCTAGGTAGGAAGGCTGCTCACATGCTCTTGGAGTTGGAACCTCATAATGCTGTGAATTATGTGCTTCTTGCAAATATGTATGCTTCAGGAGGGAAGTGGGAGGATGTGGCAGAGGCTCGGCGTGCAATGCGAGAAGCAACAGTAAGGAAAGAAGCTGGATGCAGCTGGGTTAGCATGAGAGATggtgttcatgtttttgtagcTGGTGATCAATCTCATCCAGATAAACATGCAATTTATGAAAAACTTAAGGAACTGCACAAGAGGATTAGAGATGCAGGGTATGTGCCACAGATTAAATATGCCTTGTATGATCTTGAACTGGAGAATAAGGAAGAACTCCTCAGCTATCATAGTGAAAGACTTGCAGTTGCTTTTGTTCTTACACGGAAATCAGATATGCCAATCAGAATAATGAAAAACCTTCGAGTTTGTGGGGACTGTCACTCTGCCTTCAGGTACATTTCACAAGTTGTTGGTAGACAAATAGTATTACGAGACTCCAACAGATTTCATCATTTTGCTGATGGAAAATGTTCATGTAACGATTACTGGTGA